In the Cheilinus undulatus linkage group 19, ASM1832078v1, whole genome shotgun sequence genome, one interval contains:
- the mtmr6 gene encoding myotubularin-related protein 6, whose product MEHIRTPKVEQVRLLDRFSNKSTNGTLYLTATHLIFVESSSNNSTSAGQEVWILHHHIASVEKLSLTTTGCPLVIQCRNFRVVHFVVQRERDCHDIYSSLLRLLRPVSYEELYAFSYNPKQNDQQREEGWQLIDLGAEFERMGVPCDQWQLTNVNREYKVCETYPRDLYVPITASKPIIVGSSKFRSKGRFPVLTYFYQEKKAAVCRCSQPLSGFSARCLEDESMLQAISRANHNSPYIYVMDTRPKLNALANRAAGKGYENEDNYSNIRFQFVGIENIHVMRTSLQKLLEVIGTRALTMSDYLVGLESSGWLRHIKAVVDAAIFLTKAVTVEGASVLVHCSDGWDRTAQVCSLGALLMDPYYRTIKGFMVLIEKDWISFGHKFADRCDQLDGDPKEVSPIFTQFLECVWQLTEQFPQAFEFSEWFLLQIHEHVHSCQYGNFLGNNQRQREELQLRERTHSLWAFLMSEKQNYLNPFYSPDYAYAHPVLTPSTLPYNFKFWRNMYHQFDRSMHPRQSILKTILTLRENSCKTEITLQALESRLHQLGVTPVVTSDPPAPPPTRDQRSNTLPPRPDSLILGAPINHKEVQRQEEDEQEEVGEEATESFDTERTVEGSSGTESRKQSYGELDGTYSSELAKEEPAVVSLEFGVARMTC is encoded by the exons ATCCTACATCACCACATAGCGTCTGTGGAGAAGCTCTCGCTGACCACTACAGGTTGTCCTCTGGTCATCCAGTGTCGTAACTTCAGGGTGGTTCACTTTGTggtgcagagagaaagagactgcCATGACATTTACAGCTCGCTCTTACGTCTTCTACGGCCCG TTTCCTATGAGGAGCTCTATGCGTTCTCCTACAACCCCAAACAGAACGATCAGCAGAGGGAGGAAGGGTGGCAGCTCATCGACCTTGGGGCCGAGTTCGAGAGGATGGGTGTCCCCTGCGACCAATGGCAGCTCACCAACGTCAACAGAGAGTACAAG GTGTGTGAGACATATCCTCGGGACCTGTATGTTCCCATCACAGCCAGTAAGCCAATCATTGTGGGGAGCTCAAAGTTCAGAAGCAAAGGACGCTTTCCTGTTCTCACATACTTCTACCAAGAAAAGAAG GCAGCAGTGTGTCGCTGCAGTCAGCCTCTGTCTGGGTTCAGTGCACGATGCCTAGAGGATGAGAGCATGCTGCAGGCTATCAGCAGGGCCAATCACAACAGCCCATATATCTACGTCATGGATACCAGGCCAAAG TTGAATGCACTGGCAAACCGTGCAGCTGGTAAAGGCTATGAGAACGAGGACAACTACTCCAACATCCGCTTTCAGTTTGTTGGCATTGAAAACATCCACGTGATGAGGACCAGCCTGCAGAAGCTCCTGGAAG tgatCGGGACTCGTGCTCTGACCATGAGCGACTATCTGGTCGGTCTGGAAAGCAGTGGCTGGTTGCGACATATCAAGGCTGTTGTAGATGCGGCTATCTTCCTCaccaag GCGGTGACAGTGGAAGGAGCCAGCGTGTTGGTTCATTGTTCAGACGGGTGGGACAGAACAGCCCAGGTGTGCTCACTGGGGGCGCTGCTCATGGACCCTTACTACCGCACCATCAAGGGCTTCATG GTGCTGATAGAAAAAGACTGGATCTCCTTTGGACACAAGTTTGCAGACAG GTGTGACCAGTTGGACGGGGATCCAAAGGAGGTGTCTCCGATCTTCACTCAATTCCTGGAGTGTGTTTGGCAGCTGACAGAACAGTTCCCacag GCGTTTGAGTTCAGTGAGTGGTTCCTGCTGCAGATCCATGAGCACGTCCACTCCTGCCAGTATGGAAACTTCCTCGGCAacaatcagagacagagagaggagctgca GTTGAGGGAGCGGACTCACTCACTGTGGGCTTTTCTCATGAGTGAGAAACAGAACTACTTGAACCCGTTCTACAGCCCTGATTACGCCTACGCTCACCCCGTGTTGACGCCCTCCACTCTGCCCTACAATTTCAA GTTCTGGAGGAATATGTACCACCAGTTTGATCGCTCCATGCATCCACGCCAGTCCATCCTCAAAACCATCCTGACGCTTAGAGAGAACAGCTGCAAGACTGAGATCACGCTGCAAGCACTGGAGAGT CGGCTCCACCAGCTTGGTGTCACCCCTGTTGTGACCTCTGACCCCCCTGCACCGCCTCCCACCAGAGATCAGCGCTCAAACACCCTCCCACCCCGTCCCGACTCCCTCATCCTGGGGGCCCCCATCAACCACAAGGAAGTGCAGCGACAGGAAGAGGATGAGCAGGAGGAGGTGGGCGAGGAGGCCACGGAAAGCTTCGACACGGAGCGGACAGTAGAGGGCAGCAGTGGCACCGAGAGCAGGAAACAGAGCTACGGGGAGCTGGATGGGACATACAGCAGCGAGTTGGCCAAAGAGGAGCCAGCTGTTGTCAGTCTGGAGTTTGGCGTGGCTCGTATGACCTGCTGA